From Paenibacillus sp. PL2-23:
GCAAAAATATAGAGGATGCCCGTAAGTTCATTGGGTCGTTCATGTGGCTGTCAACGGCGTTTTTTGTCCTCATCACGGGTATACTGCTGCTGCTGTTCCCGTGGCTTGTCCGCTTATATGCGCCGCCAGAAACGATTATCCCGCAGATCTTTGCGTTAATTATACTCATTTCGATAGCACAGCCCTTCCTCTGGTCGCTTAGCTTCATTATGCCTTCGGCGCTGCGGGCAGCAGGAGATTCCAAGTTCACCTCCATCGTATCGCTGCTAACCATGTGGCTGTTCCGTATTGTATTCGGCTACCTGCTTGGCATTACCTTCGGTTATGGCTTAATGGGCATATGGATTGCGATGGTGGCGGAATGGGGCGTCAGAAGCCTCATCTTCTATATCCGCTTCAGGGGAGAGAAGTGGTATAAACACAAGCTGGTTTAGAGGGTACTAGATAGAGAGGGAGAGGGATTCATTTGTTTATCGTGATAGGAAGCGCATTTCTGCTGCTGTACGCGCTAATCGTCTTCTACATTGGATGGAGCGGCTGGCGATGGATGACACCGATATTATCGCTTAGATTTCGTATCGTCTACAGCATCATGTTAGTCTTTTTGGCGTGCTCCTTCATGTTGGCTCGTGTCTTTGAGGGCTCTGTACTGCTAAGCATTATTGGCTCCTATTGGCTGGCTATGTTCAGTCTGCTGCTGATGCTGCTGCCTATCGTTCATCTGATCACATGGCTGACTCGTCTTGCTCCGCTTCCTCGACACGCGGTGCATCGATGGTCGGGTGTAATCACCCTTATCCTGCTGGCTGGTCTTATGGCATATGGAAGCTTCAACGCTTATACCCCGTACGTACGCAGCTATGATATTGCCATCGACAAGAAAGGCAGCGATTCAGGGGAGTTGAATGTTGTAATGGCCTCGGACATGCACTTTAGCTACTTGTCAGGCAAGAAGCATGCTATGCGAATGGTGGAGGAGATCAATAAACTGAAGCCCGACATCGTCTTGTTCCCCGGCGATATTATCGATGACGATATTGTACCTTACGTGGACCAGGGAATAGGACCCATTCTCGCGGAAATTCAGTCCACCTACGGAGTGTATGCCTCTCTAGGCAATCATGACCGATACCATGGCGAGATGGACGCCTTAATTGATTTGCTGGAAGAAAGTGGAATGAATATATTGTACGATGAGTCGATAGAGGTGAATGGCTGGTTAACGCTGATCGGACGCAAGGATTATAGCGAGGAGGAGCGCGCCGACTTGGCCTCTTTGACGCAGGCTGTGGACTTAACGAAGCCTCTTATTCTGCTGGAGCATCAGCCAAGGGAATACGATATCGCGCAGCAGCAAGGTGTCGATCTTGTAGTATCAGGACATACGCATCGCGGTCAGATCGCCCCCGGCAATCTTCTAACCAATCGACTGTTCGAGAACGACTGGGGTTACCTGCGCAAGGAGCAGCTTCATACTATCGTTACATCTGGCTATGGCTTCTGGGGGCCGCCGATCCGGATCGGCTCGCGCTCAGAGATTGTTCACATTACGCTGACCTTCTCCTAGTAGGTCAGCGCATGATGAGCTGCAGATGGTCATTAACTGCTTAAGCTTGACGGGAAGCTCTCTTTTGCAATAGAACAACTGTAAAAACGTTTACACTATTAAGGTATGTAATAATGAGGATGGTTCTTCATGAAAAAGATAACGATCAAAGAAGTAGCAAAGGAAGCAGGCGTATCAATCGCTACTATATCTAGAGTCCTGAATGGAAAGGATCGAGTGAAGCTGCAGACTCGACAGAAGATTGAGGAAGCAATCAGAAGGCTGGATTTTCAGCCGGATCAGACCGCGAGATCGATGATCAAGAAGGAAACCAAAACCATCGGGCTGATCGTGCCGCAGCTATCCAATGAATATTGGGCTTTATTGGCGGAGGTCATGCAGGAGAAGCTTTGGGATATGGGATATTCGTTGATCGCCTGCTCCACACAAAATAATGTTGAAAAGGAACAGGCTTTTCTGAAGACGCTGCTGGAAAAAAAGGTGGACGGTATCATTTATGGCTCAACCTCGTTTTCGGCTGAAGATATGTCACCCCTTCAAGCATTGAGAGAGCGAGAGATACCCGTCGTTTCGATGACACAGCGTATTCCCGGTGTGAACTGTGTCGTCGGGGACCATCTTCAGGGAGCCAAGGATGCCGTGGAGCATCTGATCTCTCTTGGCCACCAACGAATCGCTTATTTAGGCGGTCCTCATGTTACACATGATAGAGAGCTAGGCTACCTGAATGCTATGTTCATGCATCAATTGGCGGTGGACGATGCGCTTATTAAGCGGGATTAACCCATTCAATTCAGCCATTTTGGTTATACCTCTATTATGGAGCTGCTGGATGCCAAATCCGATTTCAGCGCGGTTTTTTGCGGCAATGATTTAATTGCGATCGGAGCGATCAAGGCACTAGCCCACAAGGGACTTCTGGTCCCTGAAGTGGTTGCTGTTGTTGGCTTTGACGATATTAACATGGCCCAGCTGTACAACCCCTCATTGACAACCGTGCGGCAGCCCATTCGCGAAATGGGCGGGGCATGTATTGACCTTATGATGGAATTGATTCAAAAGGGCGACCTATCTCCGCACAAGAAAATTATGTTCCAGATGGAGCTTGTGAAGCGGGAAAGCTGCGGCGCGAAAGTGAAGCTTCCACTTGGTTAATTCATTGGCGGGATAGAGAACGTGATATCATGGGGAGGTGAGTACATTCAAGTTTTATCGCACAAAATGTAAACGTTTTTACAAAATGAAAAAAGTTGAAGGAGAAAAGGAATGAAAAATTAAAGGTTGGCGTTATCGGATTAGGTGAAGTGGCACAGGTTACTCATTTGCCCATCTTGGAGTCCATGTCCGATCGATTTGAAATTGCTGCGATATGCGACGTTTCACCGCGGCTGCTAGAGGTGTTGGGAGATAGATATCGAGTTCATAACCAATACACCGATGCTCAGGCCTTAACGGTTCAGCAAGACCTTGACGTTGTGTTTGTATTGAATAGTGACGAATATCATGCAGAATGTGTCATCGCGGCGGCAAAAAACAAAAAGCACATACTGATCGAAAAGCCAATGACGTTAACGCTTGCCGATGCAGATGCCATCATTCGCGCCAGAGATGAAGCTGGTATTCAGGTGATGGTGGGGTATATGAGACGATTTGCTCCTGCCTTTCTCCGGACGGTTGATGAAGTCAAAAAGCTTGAAAAAATCAATTATGTCCGAATTCGGGACATTATTGGAGTTAACCGATTGATGGTCGACCAGGCGTGCATGGTGCATCGATTTGACGACATACCTGCGGATTTATCCCACGACAAAGCAGAACGAGCGAAGCGGATGCTGTCCGAGGCCATCGGGGAATCGCCGCTTGCGTTGCAAAAGGCTTATCGACTGTTATGCGGCTTAGGCAGCCACGATCTCTCCGCGATGAGAGAGCTGCTCGGCGTGCCGAACCATGTCATTGCAGCTTCACAGTGGAATGATGGAAAGTTTATTCATGCCACTCTCGAATTTAACGATTATCATGCCGCCTTTGAAACTGGAATTGATCAGCAAAGACGCTTTGATGCGCATATTGAAATTTTTGCCGAAAAAAAGACGCTAAAGCTGCAATATGATACGCCTTATATACGCCATCTGCCTACTACCCTGACGGTGCATGAGACAATAGATGAAGCCTATCAAGAAACGGTGATAAGACCGACCTTTAAAGATCCTTATACCTATGAGCTGGAGCATTTTTATGACGTGGCGACAGGGGCCATACCTCCCAAGACGACACCTGAAGACTACAAGCAAGATTTAAAGCTGTTTCAGCAAATAATTGGTGCTATGAAATAAACCTAATAAAGCGTAATTTCCTGTAAGCCATACTGGGGAGTTGCGCTTTTTTGCTTAGCTAAGAAGTTTAGCTAAACTACAAAAAACTAATACTGAATTTCAACTAAAATGTTGACCAAAATTGATAGGGGTGCTAGATTGAAATCACATCAAGTTTGACTATCACACGGTAAGGGAGAGGGAGTGGCCTATGAATTGGAATTCTATGCGTATGAAGCTGATAGCAGGCATTCTCATCATAACCGTTCCGCTCATATTGCTGCTTATCTATTTAAACATATATGCTATTCAAATTGTTCGAGATCGAACCGCTGACTCCAGCCGGAATCTTCTTGCCCAGTATATGAGGCAAATGGACGAAAGTCTAGGGAGCGCTGAACGTTATATGATAGCCTTGATTTCCAATAACAACCATCTGCTGCAGCTGGGCTTCTCTCAGACCGGTGATAATAGCTACAACATGGCTAAGATTGCATTATCTTCTAAGTTAATGGAGGATATCATCATTCAGCAGTCGATCGATGCATACTTCGTTTATTCCATTCCAAGGAATGATTACTTTGATGTATACAATGAAAGAGGGCAGCCCCGGACCACCTATCCACAGAAGGAGCAAAT
This genomic window contains:
- a CDS encoding metallophosphoesterase — encoded protein: MFIVIGSAFLLLYALIVFYIGWSGWRWMTPILSLRFRIVYSIMLVFLACSFMLARVFEGSVLLSIIGSYWLAMFSLLLMLLPIVHLITWLTRLAPLPRHAVHRWSGVITLILLAGLMAYGSFNAYTPYVRSYDIAIDKKGSDSGELNVVMASDMHFSYLSGKKHAMRMVEEINKLKPDIVLFPGDIIDDDIVPYVDQGIGPILAEIQSTYGVYASLGNHDRYHGEMDALIDLLEESGMNILYDESIEVNGWLTLIGRKDYSEEERADLASLTQAVDLTKPLILLEHQPREYDIAQQQGVDLVVSGHTHRGQIAPGNLLTNRLFENDWGYLRKEQLHTIVTSGYGFWGPPIRIGSRSEIVHITLTFS
- a CDS encoding Gfo/Idh/MocA family oxidoreductase, translated to MKEKRNEKLKVGVIGLGEVAQVTHLPILESMSDRFEIAAICDVSPRLLEVLGDRYRVHNQYTDAQALTVQQDLDVVFVLNSDEYHAECVIAAAKNKKHILIEKPMTLTLADADAIIRARDEAGIQVMVGYMRRFAPAFLRTVDEVKKLEKINYVRIRDIIGVNRLMVDQACMVHRFDDIPADLSHDKAERAKRMLSEAIGESPLALQKAYRLLCGLGSHDLSAMRELLGVPNHVIAASQWNDGKFIHATLEFNDYHAAFETGIDQQRRFDAHIEIFAEKKTLKLQYDTPYIRHLPTTLTVHETIDEAYQETVIRPTFKDPYTYELEHFYDVATGAIPPKTTPEDYKQDLKLFQQIIGAMK